In Mycobacterium sp. 050128, one genomic interval encodes:
- a CDS encoding MBL fold metallo-hydrolase translates to MRLKLGRPDIARYLDRFDAPAADANGLSATWMGVATLLIDDGSSALMTDGYFSRPSLAQVAAGRLSPSPVRVDGCLARAKVSRLAAVIPVHTHIDHVMDSALVADRTGAQLVGGESAANVGRGYGLPENRMIVAVPGEPIRLGAFDITLIESHHCPPDRFPGVIDAPLVPPVKASAYRCGESWSTLIHHLPSDKRLLIQGSAGFVKGALAGQRAEAVYLSVGQLGLQPRSYLLDYWAETVQAVGARRVILIHWDDFFRPLSKPLRALPYAGDDLDVSIQVLDELATRDGVALHMPTVWRRENPWMV, encoded by the coding sequence ATGCGGCTCAAGCTCGGTCGCCCCGACATCGCGCGCTATTTGGATCGATTCGACGCGCCCGCTGCCGACGCCAATGGCCTCTCGGCGACCTGGATGGGTGTGGCAACGCTGCTGATTGACGACGGCTCGTCGGCACTGATGACCGACGGCTATTTCTCGCGCCCGAGCCTGGCGCAGGTCGCGGCCGGCAGGCTGTCGCCGTCGCCGGTGCGGGTGGACGGCTGCCTGGCCCGCGCGAAGGTGTCGCGGCTGGCGGCTGTCATACCCGTGCACACCCACATCGACCACGTGATGGATTCCGCACTGGTCGCCGACCGGACCGGAGCACAGCTGGTCGGTGGTGAGTCCGCGGCCAATGTCGGGCGCGGCTACGGCCTGCCGGAGAACCGCATGATCGTCGCGGTGCCGGGCGAACCAATCCGGTTGGGCGCCTTCGACATCACGCTCATCGAGTCACACCATTGCCCGCCCGACCGGTTCCCCGGCGTGATCGACGCGCCCCTGGTGCCGCCGGTGAAGGCGTCGGCCTACCGCTGCGGCGAGTCGTGGTCGACGCTGATCCACCATCTGCCGTCGGACAAGCGACTGCTGATTCAGGGCAGCGCCGGCTTCGTCAAAGGCGCGCTGGCCGGACAGCGCGCCGAGGCCGTCTACCTATCGGTCGGCCAGCTGGGTCTGCAGCCGCGGTCCTACCTGCTCGACTACTGGGCCGAGACGGTGCAGGCGGTGGGCGCGCGCCGGGTGATCCTGATCCACTGGGACGACTTCTTCCGTCCGCTGTCGAAGCCGTTGCGGGCCTTGCCATATGCGGGTGACGACCTGGACGTCTCCATCCAGGTGCTCGATGAGCTGGCCACCCGCGACGGTGTCGCATTGCACATGCCGACGGTGTGGCGACGCGAAAACCCTTGGATGGTATAG
- a CDS encoding WXG100 family type VII secretion target translates to MSPFGENLDVVPGLVFHAATEGRGQHEELAVTYASTQSQGWDAEGGWVGSSAVALSGLLDRWQSDATQHHAMLNHHHEGLDAAASGFVDMERDNAQQLSRVYGADPR, encoded by the coding sequence ATGTCGCCGTTTGGCGAGAACCTCGATGTCGTCCCCGGTTTGGTCTTTCACGCCGCGACCGAGGGACGCGGGCAGCACGAGGAGTTGGCGGTCACCTACGCATCGACTCAATCGCAGGGGTGGGACGCCGAGGGTGGATGGGTCGGCAGTTCAGCCGTGGCCCTTTCGGGATTGCTCGATCGATGGCAGTCCGACGCGACGCAGCACCACGCGATGCTTAACCATCATCACGAGGGCCTCGATGCCGCGGCCTCCGGATTTGTCGACATGGAGCGGGACAACGCTCAGCAGCTGAGTCGCGTGTATGGCGCTGACCCTCGCTGA
- a CDS encoding metal ABC transporter permease, translating to MNNQLSGVLDHLFSFDITAALLSHDFVQQALLAAALLGLVAGLIGPFIVMRQMSFAVHGSSELSLTGAAFALLVGFQVGLGALIGSAVAAALFGVLGQRARERDSVTGVVLAFGLGLAVLFIYLYPGRTTTSFALLTGQIVGVGYTGLATLALVCLLVIGVLTACYRPLLFATVDPDVAAARGVPVRALGIVFAALVGVVAAQAVQIVGALLVMSLLITPAAAAARVVASPAVAILASVVFAEVAAVGGLVLSLAPGVPVSVFVATISFLIYLSCWLLGRRREAGT from the coding sequence ATGAACAACCAGCTCTCCGGTGTGCTGGATCATCTGTTCTCGTTTGACATCACGGCTGCACTGCTCAGCCACGACTTCGTCCAGCAGGCGCTGCTGGCCGCCGCGCTGCTGGGCCTGGTCGCCGGGCTGATCGGCCCGTTCATCGTGATGCGGCAGATGTCGTTCGCCGTGCACGGATCCAGCGAGTTGTCGCTGACCGGAGCCGCTTTCGCATTGCTGGTCGGGTTCCAGGTGGGCCTGGGCGCGCTGATCGGCAGTGCCGTGGCGGCCGCGCTGTTCGGTGTTCTCGGGCAGCGGGCCCGGGAACGCGATTCGGTGACCGGGGTGGTGCTGGCGTTTGGGCTGGGCCTGGCGGTCCTGTTCATCTACCTCTATCCCGGACGCACGACGACGAGCTTCGCGTTGCTCACCGGTCAGATCGTCGGGGTGGGCTACACCGGACTGGCGACGCTCGCGCTGGTGTGCCTGCTGGTCATCGGGGTCCTGACGGCCTGCTACCGGCCGCTGTTGTTCGCCACGGTCGATCCCGACGTCGCGGCGGCCCGCGGGGTGCCGGTGCGGGCGCTGGGCATCGTGTTCGCCGCGCTGGTCGGCGTGGTGGCCGCTCAGGCCGTGCAGATCGTCGGCGCGCTGCTGGTGATGTCGTTGCTGATCACGCCCGCGGCCGCGGCCGCCCGGGTGGTCGCCTCGCCGGCGGTGGCGATCCTGGCGTCGGTGGTCTTCGCCGAGGTCGCCGCGGTGGGAGGCCTCGTGCTGTCGCTGGCGCCCGGCGTCCCGGTGTCGGTGTTCGTTGCAACGATCTCGTTTCTGATTTATCTATCTTGCTGGCTGCTGGGACGACGGCGCGAGGCCGGCACTTAG
- a CDS encoding metal ABC transporter ATP-binding protein has protein sequence MDQALETAGQRPPAVSLTGARLAFGDRVLWDGLDLSVSPGEFIAVLGPNGTGKTSLLKVLLGQLLLSAGVAYVDGKEVTSGSGAIGYVPQHRPIDREVMLVGRDLVRLGIDGNRWGVMPLRSTERSRRKLAVRQALAQVNGESLADVRVGLMSGGELQRVRIAQALASDPMVLLCDEPLLALDPANAKLVAALIDRRRRESDTTVMVVTHEINTIVPYVDRVLYLVDGRFRIGTVEQVMNTETLSTLYRADIQVVKVNGRYVVIGDDSGHAL, from the coding sequence ATTGACCAAGCGCTCGAGACGGCCGGCCAACGGCCACCCGCCGTCTCGCTGACCGGGGCTCGGCTGGCATTCGGCGACCGCGTGCTGTGGGACGGCCTCGACCTGTCGGTGTCGCCGGGGGAGTTCATCGCGGTGCTCGGCCCCAACGGCACCGGCAAGACCTCGCTGCTCAAGGTGTTGCTCGGACAACTCCTGCTGAGCGCCGGCGTCGCGTACGTCGACGGCAAAGAGGTCACCTCGGGCAGCGGAGCCATCGGCTATGTGCCCCAACACCGCCCGATCGACCGGGAGGTGATGCTGGTCGGGCGCGACCTGGTGCGGCTGGGCATCGACGGGAACCGCTGGGGTGTCATGCCGCTGCGTTCGACCGAGCGCAGCCGGCGGAAGCTGGCCGTGCGGCAAGCGCTGGCCCAGGTGAACGGCGAGTCGCTGGCCGACGTCCGGGTCGGGCTGATGTCGGGCGGGGAGTTGCAGCGCGTGCGCATCGCCCAGGCCTTGGCCAGCGATCCGATGGTGCTGCTGTGTGACGAGCCGCTGTTGGCTCTGGACCCGGCCAACGCCAAGCTGGTCGCGGCGCTGATCGACCGCCGCCGCCGGGAGTCCGACACCACGGTCATGGTGGTGACCCACGAGATCAACACGATCGTGCCGTACGTCGACCGGGTGCTGTACCTGGTCGACGGCCGCTTCCGGATCGGCACCGTCGAGCAGGTGATGAACACCGAAACGCTGTCGACGTTGTACCGGGCGGACATCCAGGTGGTGAAGGTCAACGGCCGCTACGTGGTGATCGGAGACGACAGCGGGCACGCGTTATGA
- a CDS encoding LamB/YcsF family protein, with protein MAAIDLNADLGEGFGVWSLGDDDAMLGIVTSANVACGFHAGDPASLLRVCRSAAERGVRIGAQVSYRDLAGFGRRFIDVAVEDLVADVVYQIGALQAITRAAGSTVSYVKPHGALYNTIVTNHEQAAAVASAICLADATLPVLGMAGSAFFEEAARVGLHTVAEAFADRAYRPDGQLVSRREAGAVLDDPAAIAQRVVAMVSSGQVTAVDGSQVSVSMESVCVHGDSPGAVQIATVVRDQLQAAGIDIRPFC; from the coding sequence GTGGCCGCTATCGACCTGAACGCCGACTTGGGTGAGGGCTTTGGCGTCTGGAGCCTGGGCGATGACGACGCCATGCTCGGAATCGTCACGAGCGCCAACGTCGCGTGCGGTTTCCACGCCGGCGATCCCGCCAGCCTGTTGCGGGTGTGCAGATCGGCCGCCGAGCGTGGCGTACGCATCGGAGCTCAAGTCAGTTACCGCGACCTGGCCGGGTTCGGCCGGCGGTTCATCGATGTCGCCGTCGAGGATCTCGTCGCCGACGTGGTGTATCAGATCGGCGCTTTGCAGGCGATCACCCGCGCGGCGGGCTCGACGGTTTCCTACGTCAAACCCCATGGCGCGCTGTACAACACCATCGTGACCAACCACGAGCAGGCCGCCGCCGTCGCATCGGCGATATGTCTGGCCGACGCCACGCTGCCGGTGCTGGGCATGGCCGGCTCGGCGTTCTTCGAAGAGGCCGCCCGCGTCGGATTGCACACCGTCGCGGAGGCTTTCGCCGATCGGGCCTACCGGCCGGACGGCCAACTGGTTTCGCGCCGAGAGGCCGGCGCGGTGCTGGACGACCCGGCGGCGATCGCGCAGCGCGTGGTGGCGATGGTGTCCTCCGGGCAGGTCACCGCCGTGGACGGCTCCCAGGTTTCGGTGAGCATGGAATCGGTTTGCGTGCACGGTGATTCACCCGGCGCGGTGCAGATCGCCACCGTGGTGCGCGACCAGCTCCAGGCCGCGGGCATCGACATCAGGCCGTTCTGCTGA
- a CDS encoding alpha/beta hydrolase → MTLGSLARRAGGNFVAVLSAAAIAATVAAPRPARGDSIAADSTTDVACATSTRQVPTTWYVPSTAPLGLVWLQHGFVEGKNVWSAFATEVANSGYLVMATTLPTVNPFGCTVEHLIDNTGFLDNIADVFAHKDDPNGALASSLAAATSDLGRPVTPLPEKLVFVGHSAGAEAVEYVAERLHSAYPAAFSQLRGIISEDGVKSFIGSNTDKALAGLASTTLPIYATASPHLLCNAFRSGTRALERYLPDRAFLGVKLTTGAHGDALGMSSPGYENLVCGRPKPANVAAVWGLTRGWITDMFAGTITPDFYPGGSYYADLLTSGTITTLP, encoded by the coding sequence ATGACCTTGGGTTCGCTAGCGCGACGCGCCGGCGGCAATTTCGTGGCCGTGCTCAGCGCGGCTGCGATCGCCGCAACTGTGGCTGCCCCGCGCCCAGCCCGGGGCGATTCCATCGCGGCCGACAGCACCACTGACGTTGCGTGCGCGACCTCGACCCGCCAGGTACCGACGACATGGTATGTCCCGAGCACGGCGCCGCTCGGATTGGTGTGGTTGCAGCACGGCTTCGTCGAGGGCAAGAACGTGTGGTCTGCCTTTGCCACCGAGGTTGCCAACAGCGGATACCTCGTGATGGCCACCACGCTACCCACCGTCAACCCCTTCGGTTGCACCGTGGAGCACCTGATCGACAACACCGGCTTCCTCGACAACATCGCCGATGTGTTTGCCCACAAAGATGATCCGAATGGCGCCTTGGCATCGTCGCTCGCGGCGGCGACGTCGGATCTGGGCCGACCCGTCACGCCGTTGCCCGAGAAGTTGGTGTTCGTGGGGCATTCGGCCGGGGCGGAGGCCGTCGAATACGTCGCCGAGCGCCTGCATAGCGCCTACCCGGCCGCCTTCAGTCAGCTGCGTGGCATCATCAGCGAAGACGGCGTGAAGTCATTTATCGGCTCTAATACCGACAAAGCGTTGGCCGGGCTGGCCAGCACCACCCTGCCGATCTACGCCACGGCGTCACCGCACCTGCTCTGCAACGCTTTCCGAAGCGGCACCAGGGCACTCGAACGGTATCTGCCGGATCGAGCATTTCTCGGAGTGAAGCTGACCACCGGCGCCCACGGTGACGCGCTCGGCATGTCGTCGCCGGGTTACGAAAACCTGGTGTGCGGTCGTCCGAAGCCCGCGAATGTGGCGGCGGTATGGGGTCTGACGCGAGGCTGGATCACCGACATGTTCGCGGGAACAATCACGCCCGATTTCTACCCGGGTGGCAGCTACTACGCCGACCTACTGACCTCCGGCACCATCACCACCCTGCCGTGA
- the kstR gene encoding cholesterol catabolism transcriptional regulator KstR, with protein sequence MAVLAESELGSEAQRERRKRILDATMAIASKGGYEAVQMRAVADRADVAVGTLYRYFPSKVHLLVSALGREFGRIDAKTDRSAMAGGTPFQRLNFMVGKLNRAMQRNPLLTEAMTRAYVFADASAASEVDQVEKLIDSMFARAMSDGEPTEDQYHIARVISDVWLSNLLAWLTRRASATDVSKRLDLAVRLLIGDSESSG encoded by the coding sequence GTGGCAGTACTTGCCGAATCCGAGCTGGGCTCGGAGGCACAACGCGAGCGTCGCAAACGCATCTTGGACGCCACCATGGCCATTGCGTCCAAGGGCGGCTACGAGGCAGTTCAGATGCGCGCGGTGGCGGATCGCGCGGACGTGGCGGTCGGGACGCTGTACCGCTACTTCCCCTCGAAAGTGCACCTGCTGGTGTCGGCCCTGGGCCGTGAGTTCGGTCGCATCGACGCGAAAACCGACCGCTCCGCGATGGCGGGCGGCACGCCGTTTCAACGGCTGAATTTCATGGTCGGCAAGCTCAACCGCGCGATGCAGCGCAACCCGCTGCTCACCGAGGCCATGACACGTGCCTACGTCTTCGCCGACGCGTCGGCGGCGAGCGAGGTCGATCAGGTGGAAAAGCTGATCGACAGCATGTTCGCCCGCGCGATGAGTGACGGCGAACCGACCGAGGATCAGTACCACATCGCCCGGGTGATCTCCGACGTGTGGTTGTCGAACCTGCTGGCCTGGCTTACCCGGCGCGCCTCGGCAACCGATGTCAGCAAGCGGCTCGACCTGGCAGTGCGGCTGCTGATCGGCGACTCGGAGTCGTCCGGCTAA
- a CDS encoding metal ABC transporter solute-binding protein, Zn/Mn family: protein MGQVNGRTRILTALAACVIGATAITGCGGAGSPHSKGATVVASTDVWGSVAHAVAGRHVNVKSILSGATIDPHTYQASASDAAAILDAGLMVYNGGGYDPWATQVLSGHPDIKSVDAYAFAPKADHGNPPNEHVFYDLGVAKTVANTIADRLAAIDPDNAADYRANAAGFGRDVDNIAASERTLANTFPNASVVATEPVAYYLLKATGLVDRTPESFMSANENGTDPSPADMAFVLDLVNRHQVAAVLVNPQTATPAINGLQDAARRAGVPVTLVTETLPDGADYLTWQRKTVDQLQAALRSGEASAGN, encoded by the coding sequence ATGGGACAAGTTAACGGGCGCACGCGCATCCTGACGGCGTTGGCCGCCTGCGTGATCGGAGCGACGGCGATCACCGGCTGCGGCGGCGCCGGTTCCCCGCACTCGAAGGGGGCCACCGTGGTGGCCTCCACCGATGTGTGGGGCAGCGTCGCCCATGCGGTCGCCGGACGCCACGTCAACGTGAAGTCGATCCTGTCCGGCGCCACTATCGATCCCCACACCTATCAGGCCAGCGCCTCTGACGCCGCCGCCATCCTGGACGCCGGATTGATGGTCTACAACGGCGGTGGCTACGACCCCTGGGCGACGCAGGTGCTCAGCGGCCATCCGGACATCAAGTCGGTGGATGCCTACGCGTTCGCGCCGAAGGCGGACCACGGAAATCCGCCCAACGAGCACGTTTTCTACGACCTTGGCGTGGCCAAGACCGTTGCCAACACCATCGCCGACCGCCTCGCAGCCATCGACCCGGACAATGCCGCCGACTATCGGGCCAACGCCGCCGGGTTCGGCCGCGACGTCGACAACATTGCCGCGTCGGAACGCACCCTCGCCAACACGTTCCCCAACGCCTCCGTCGTCGCGACCGAACCGGTGGCGTACTACCTGCTGAAGGCCACCGGCCTGGTGGATCGCACCCCCGAAAGTTTCATGTCCGCCAACGAGAACGGGACCGATCCGTCGCCGGCCGACATGGCGTTCGTCCTCGACCTGGTCAACCGCCACCAAGTCGCGGCAGTGCTGGTCAACCCCCAGACCGCCACGCCCGCGATCAACGGCCTGCAGGATGCGGCGCGTCGAGCGGGCGTTCCCGTCACGCTGGTGACCGAGACGCTGCCCGACGGCGCCGACTACCTGACCTGGCAGCGCAAAACCGTCGACCAATTGCAGGCCGCGCTGCGATCGGGTGAGGCCAGTGCCGGTAATTGA
- a CDS encoding LacI family DNA-binding transcriptional regulator has protein sequence MSPTPRRRATLASLAAELKVSRTTISNAFNRPDQLSPDLRERVLATAKRLGYAGPDPVARSLRTRKAGAVGLLMAEPLTYFFSDPAARDFVTGVAQSCEEQGQGLLLVAVGPSRSRQDGEAAVLAAGVDGFVVYSVRDDDPYLQVVLQRRVPVVVVDQPKDLAGVSRVGIDDRAAMRELADYVLGLGHREIGLLTMRLGQECRQDVADADRLRSLTFDVQRERITGVWDAMQAAGVDPDSLTVVESYEHLPESGGEAARVALEANPRITALMCTADILALSAMDYLRAHGIYVPGQISVTGFDGVPEAISRGLTTVSQPSLRKGHRAGELLLSPPRSGLPVVELLETELIRGRTSGPPV, from the coding sequence GTGAGTCCCACACCGCGCCGGCGTGCGACTCTGGCGTCGTTGGCGGCCGAACTCAAAGTCTCCCGCACTACCATCTCGAACGCCTTCAACCGGCCGGATCAGCTCTCACCCGACCTCCGCGAGCGGGTGCTCGCCACGGCGAAGCGGCTGGGCTACGCCGGACCCGACCCGGTGGCCCGGTCGTTGCGCACCCGCAAGGCCGGGGCGGTCGGATTGTTGATGGCCGAGCCGCTGACGTATTTCTTCAGCGACCCGGCGGCGCGTGATTTCGTCACGGGAGTGGCGCAGTCGTGCGAAGAGCAGGGGCAGGGCCTACTGCTGGTGGCAGTCGGGCCCAGCCGCAGCCGCCAGGACGGCGAGGCCGCGGTGCTGGCCGCCGGGGTGGACGGCTTCGTGGTGTATTCGGTCCGCGACGACGACCCCTACCTGCAGGTGGTGCTGCAGCGGCGGGTGCCGGTGGTGGTGGTCGACCAGCCCAAGGACCTGGCCGGGGTGTCGCGAGTGGGCATCGACGACAGGGCGGCGATGCGCGAGCTCGCCGACTACGTGCTGGGCTTGGGGCATCGCGAGATCGGGCTGCTGACAATGCGATTGGGCCAGGAGTGCCGCCAAGACGTGGCCGACGCGGATCGGCTGCGCTCGTTGACTTTCGACGTTCAGCGCGAACGCATCACCGGCGTGTGGGACGCCATGCAGGCCGCCGGCGTGGACCCGGATTCGCTGACCGTGGTCGAGAGTTACGAACACCTGCCGGAATCGGGTGGCGAGGCGGCCAGGGTGGCGCTGGAGGCCAATCCGCGGATCACCGCATTGATGTGCACCGCAGACATCTTGGCGCTGTCGGCGATGGATTACCTTCGCGCACATGGCATTTACGTGCCCGGGCAGATCAGCGTCACCGGATTCGACGGTGTGCCCGAGGCGATCAGCCGCGGCCTGACGACGGTGTCGCAGCCGAGCCTGCGTAAGGGTCATCGGGCCGGGGAACTGCTACTCAGCCCACCGCGGTCCGGCCTGCCGGTCGTCGAGCTGCTGGAGACCGAGCTGATCCGCGGCCGGACCTCCGGTCCGCCGGTTTAG
- a CDS encoding acyl-CoA dehydrogenase, whose product MVATVTGEQLAARELVRDWARNATSGPGGTAAIREVEQGNPDAWRAVFARLADLGLFGVAISEDAGGAGGSIEDLCAMVEEAAKALVPGPIATTALATLVVTDPGVLAALASGERFAGVALEGDVQFDGAQASGTVDFVLGGADGGLLLLPAGERWVLVDTGSDGVRLEPLRAADFSRPLARVVLTSAPATPIDESRQRVQELAATVLAAEAAGITRWSLETAVAYAKVREQFGKPIGSFQAIKHLCAEMLCRAEQAEVAASDAARAAGAAGASDERQFSIAAALAAGVAIPAVKANVRDCIQVLGGIGCTWEHDAHLYLRRAHAIGRYLGGAERWLRRITELTQDGVRRRLSIDLTEVEDQRAELAATVAEIAALPAEKRQVALADAGLQAPHWPKPYGRAASPAEQLLIDQELAAAGVERPDLVIGWWAAPTILEHGTPEQIERFVPATTRGEFLWCQLFSEPGAGSDLASLRTKAVRTEDPAGGWLLTGQKVWTSAAHKAAWGVCLARTDPDAPKHKGITYFLIDMKSPGIDIRPLREITGDSLFNEVFLDNVFVPDEMVVGTVNDGWRLARTTLANERVAMASGTALGNPMEELLKLLAQRDLDVAEQDRLGRLIILAQTGALLDQRIAQLAVGGQDPGAQSSVRKLIGVRYRQALAEFTMDVAEGGGLVDRREENDRAVFDFLNTRCLTIAGGTEQILLTVAAERLLGLPR is encoded by the coding sequence GTGGTAGCGACCGTTACCGGCGAACAGCTAGCGGCACGTGAGTTGGTGCGGGATTGGGCCCGCAACGCCACCTCCGGTCCCGGCGGAACCGCGGCGATACGCGAGGTCGAGCAGGGCAACCCGGACGCCTGGCGTGCGGTGTTCGCCCGGCTGGCCGACCTCGGCCTGTTCGGGGTGGCCATCTCAGAGGACGCCGGCGGGGCCGGCGGCAGCATCGAAGATCTGTGCGCGATGGTCGAGGAGGCGGCGAAGGCGCTGGTGCCCGGGCCGATCGCCACCACCGCGCTGGCCACACTGGTGGTCACCGATCCCGGCGTGTTGGCCGCGCTCGCGTCGGGGGAGCGGTTCGCGGGTGTGGCGCTCGAGGGTGACGTCCAGTTCGACGGCGCGCAGGCGTCGGGCACCGTCGACTTCGTGCTGGGCGGCGCCGACGGAGGGCTGCTGCTGTTGCCCGCTGGCGAGAGGTGGGTCCTCGTCGACACCGGCAGCGACGGCGTGCGGCTGGAGCCATTGCGGGCCGCCGATTTTTCCCGGCCGCTGGCACGCGTGGTGCTGACGTCGGCACCGGCGACCCCGATCGACGAATCGCGGCAGCGGGTGCAGGAACTGGCCGCTACCGTGCTGGCCGCCGAGGCCGCCGGCATCACTCGCTGGTCGCTCGAGACTGCCGTCGCTTACGCCAAGGTGCGCGAGCAGTTCGGCAAGCCGATCGGGAGCTTTCAGGCCATCAAGCACCTGTGCGCGGAGATGCTGTGCCGCGCCGAGCAGGCCGAGGTGGCCGCCTCGGACGCAGCACGCGCGGCCGGGGCCGCCGGCGCCTCCGACGAGAGGCAGTTCTCGATTGCCGCCGCGCTGGCCGCCGGCGTCGCGATCCCCGCGGTCAAGGCGAACGTCAGGGACTGCATTCAGGTGCTCGGCGGCATCGGCTGCACCTGGGAACACGACGCGCACCTGTACTTGCGCCGCGCGCACGCGATCGGCCGGTATCTCGGCGGGGCCGAGCGCTGGCTGCGCCGCATCACCGAGCTCACCCAGGACGGGGTGCGCCGACGGCTGAGCATCGACTTGACGGAGGTCGAGGATCAGCGCGCCGAGCTCGCCGCGACCGTCGCCGAGATCGCGGCGCTGCCCGCCGAGAAGCGGCAGGTGGCCCTGGCCGATGCGGGGCTGCAGGCGCCGCACTGGCCTAAGCCGTACGGTCGCGCCGCGTCGCCCGCCGAGCAGCTGCTGATCGACCAGGAGCTGGCCGCGGCCGGAGTCGAGCGACCCGATCTGGTGATCGGCTGGTGGGCGGCGCCGACGATCCTTGAGCACGGCACGCCGGAGCAGATCGAGCGCTTCGTGCCGGCCACCACGCGTGGCGAATTCCTTTGGTGTCAGCTGTTTTCCGAGCCGGGAGCGGGCTCGGACCTGGCGTCGCTGCGCACCAAAGCAGTGCGCACCGAAGATCCAGCCGGCGGCTGGTTGTTGACCGGGCAGAAGGTGTGGACGTCGGCCGCGCACAAAGCGGCCTGGGGCGTGTGCCTGGCGCGCACCGATCCCGACGCCCCGAAGCACAAGGGCATCACCTACTTCCTCATCGACATGAAATCGCCCGGCATCGACATCCGACCGCTGCGCGAGATCACCGGCGACTCGCTGTTCAACGAGGTGTTCCTGGACAACGTCTTCGTGCCCGACGAGATGGTCGTCGGCACGGTGAACGACGGCTGGCGGCTGGCCCGCACCACGCTGGCCAACGAGCGGGTCGCGATGGCCAGCGGGACGGCGCTGGGCAACCCGATGGAAGAGCTGCTCAAGCTGCTGGCGCAGCGGGACCTCGACGTCGCCGAGCAGGACCGGCTGGGGCGGCTGATCATCTTGGCCCAAACGGGCGCGCTGCTGGATCAGCGCATCGCCCAGCTGGCGGTGGGGGGCCAGGACCCCGGCGCGCAATCCAGCGTGCGCAAGCTGATCGGCGTGCGCTACCGGCAGGCGCTGGCCGAATTCACGATGGACGTCGCCGAGGGCGGCGGCCTGGTTGACCGCCGCGAGGAGAACGACCGAGCGGTGTTCGACTTCCTCAACACGCGCTGCCTGACGATCGCGGGCGGCACGGAGCAGATCCTGCTGACCGTTGCGGCGGAGCGGCTGCTGGGCCTGCCGCGTTAG